The genomic interval CCCGGTCAGTGAAATCTCACGCGAATGTTCCGGGTAGCGGTTTCCGCCCCTCTTATGGGGCGCTGGCAAACCTCCGCCATCCTGTCGCAAGATCGTTTCATCCCTGCTCGAAGCGGATTCGCAGCCGCGTACCCGTTGCTTGCGCGACCTTCTCCAGCGTCCGCGTGGACGGCGGCACACGGCCGCTCTCCATCCGCGCGACGGCGGACTGCGTCGTCTTCATCCGCTCCGCCAACTCCGCTTGGGTGAACCCCGCGCGCGTGCGCGCCTCGATCAGCGCACGCGCCACTTCGAACTCCGGTCCCAGCCGTTTATACGCCTCGCGATAGTCGGCGTCGCGGCTCCACCGCTCGTGCAGTTCGGCAATCCCGGTCATTGCAGTACCTCCCGTGCGCGCTTGAGCGCCACGTCGATTTCCCGGCGCGGCGTGCGCCGGGTCTTCTTCACGAATACGCGGACCACCACGACCCGCCGCCCAGTCGCGGCGACGTAAAGCGCCCGCGCGATCCCACCCCGTCCCGCGAGGCGCATCTCCCAAAGCGGGCCGGTCACGTGCCTGACATGGGGTGCGCCCATCCGATCCAAGCCGACCGACGCGACCAACCGGCAC from Gammaproteobacteria bacterium carries:
- a CDS encoding helix-turn-helix transcriptional regulator, translated to MTGIAELHERWSRDADYREAYKRLGPEFEVARALIEARTRAGFTQAELAERMKTTQSAVARMESGRVPPSTRTLEKVAQATGTRLRIRFEQG
- a CDS encoding type II toxin-antitoxin system RelE/ParE family toxin, with the protein product MVWRVQTLNDAVDREFDALPADMRARFARMCRLVASVGLDRMGAPHVRHVTGPLWEMRLAGRGGIARALYVAATGRRVVVVRVFVKKTRRTPRREIDVALKRAREVLQ